The following proteins come from a genomic window of Bacillota bacterium:
- a CDS encoding UxaA family hydrolase, with translation MDRGNAIRLHPADNVATALADIQAGELAEVLDKTAACSSLPALDPIPFGHKLAVALIRRGEHILKYGESIGIATQDIRPGNHVHIHNLDSTRGRGDLGEGKRGI, from the coding sequence ATGGACAGAGGAAATGCCATCAGGCTTCACCCAGCAGATAACGTGGCAACGGCACTTGCTGACATCCAAGCAGGTGAGCTGGCGGAGGTCCTGGACAAGACCGCCGCATGCTCCAGCCTTCCCGCGCTTGATCCGATACCTTTTGGTCACAAGCTGGCTGTTGCCCTTATCCGTCGTGGCGAACACATCCTCAAGTATGGAGAGAGCATTGGAATCGCGACGCAGGACATACGCCCAGGCAACCATGTGCACATTCACAACCTGGACAGCACTCGTGGACGGGGTGACCTAGGTGAAGGGAAACGGGGCATATGA
- a CDS encoding hydroxyacid dehydrogenase, producing the protein MKPLVIIASNSFGLLADDGVRLLKTVAEVERVDALKVEESVFLDLLGRAMVIVGAPRRFSSRISSCSTLKMIAIRGAGTDSLDVETATRNGIIVTFAPAANSTSVAELTVGLLLNITRCIHQAVTSVREGKWERLAFAGTEIEGKTVGIVGLGAIGRKVARILDGFGVTKVGYDPFILPVQAQELNVDLVNLETLLSRSDFVCIHCPATPETRGMINARTLSFMKPTAYLINTSRGEVVDQKALVQVLREGKLAGYATDVLEVEPPPKGEELLADERVICTPHIGGYTIEAARRIDTMVASDVVAVLEGRRPEMSRVLNPSVLTPADM; encoded by the coding sequence ATGAAACCTCTGGTAATCATAGCATCAAACTCATTTGGGCTTCTCGCTGACGACGGCGTGAGGCTGCTCAAGACTGTGGCAGAGGTCGAGAGAGTGGACGCCCTGAAGGTCGAAGAGAGCGTATTCCTCGATCTGCTTGGCCGGGCAATGGTGATCGTGGGCGCGCCGCGTCGCTTCAGCTCGAGGATCTCATCTTGCAGCACTCTCAAAATGATAGCCATTAGGGGGGCGGGCACCGATTCCCTGGATGTGGAGACGGCCACTAGGAACGGGATTATAGTGACCTTCGCGCCGGCAGCCAATTCCACCTCTGTGGCGGAACTGACCGTAGGTCTGCTTCTGAACATCACCCGGTGCATCCACCAGGCTGTGACATCGGTTCGGGAGGGGAAATGGGAACGGCTGGCCTTTGCCGGCACGGAGATCGAAGGCAAGACCGTTGGCATAGTAGGTCTTGGTGCAATCGGGCGAAAGGTTGCGCGAATACTGGACGGGTTCGGAGTCACCAAGGTGGGCTACGACCCATTCATCCTGCCTGTGCAGGCCCAGGAACTCAACGTAGACCTTGTGAACCTGGAGACGCTTCTTTCTCGGTCCGACTTCGTCTGCATCCACTGCCCTGCGACACCCGAAACCCGCGGTATGATAAACGCTCGGACCTTGTCGTTTATGAAACCTACTGCGTATCTCATCAACACGTCTCGCGGTGAAGTCGTAGATCAAAAGGCGCTAGTACAGGTGCTCCGCGAGGGCAAGCTTGCTGGGTACGCCACTGACGTGCTCGAAGTGGAACCACCTCCCAAAGGCGAAGAACTCCTGGCTGACGAGAGAGTAATCTGCACCCCTCACATCGGTGGCTACACGATTGAGGCGGCACGCCGCATCGACACAATGGTGGCATCTGACGTGGTGGCAGTTCTTGAAGGCCGCAGGCCAGAGATGAGCCGGGTCCTCAATCCGTCCGTGCTCACTCCGGCAGATATGTGA
- a CDS encoding UxaA family hydrolase, with protein sequence MIFRGYLRPDGSVGSRNYVGVIPSVVCVNEVVDAIVRQTQMTRGILHHQGCCQLPPDLTRVTDALIGLGKNPNLGAILIVSLGCEGVDCERLVRELRATGKPVERVVLQELGGTSRTIQAGIDAAQQMAIAISSTPRQEFPISKVTMGIKCGGSDTTSGLAANPVIGYVSDRVVDAGGTVIFGETTEFIGAEHILQKRAVCPEVSARIKEIVDRMECRAKSMGVDMRSGQPTPGNIRGGISSIEEKSLGAISKSGTRPIQGVLEYTEAPAGPGLWAKDCPGREIEVLTAMAIGGAQAILFSTGCGAPQGFPFVPVIKLCANPSVYERLSHDMDVNVGQVVLGKKSLKDMGNEVFATLVEVLSGRMTKSEAINYTTSMDIHVTGPVI encoded by the coding sequence ATGATCTTCCGCGGTTACCTGCGGCCTGACGGTTCAGTCGGCAGCCGCAATTACGTCGGAGTCATACCGAGCGTGGTGTGTGTAAACGAAGTAGTAGACGCCATAGTCAGGCAGACACAGATGACCCGAGGCATTCTTCATCATCAAGGATGCTGTCAGCTTCCCCCTGATTTGACCAGGGTAACTGATGCCCTGATAGGGTTGGGCAAGAACCCGAACCTGGGCGCAATCCTCATAGTCAGTCTAGGCTGCGAAGGAGTAGACTGTGAGAGGCTAGTGAGGGAACTCAGGGCAACTGGCAAGCCGGTTGAGCGCGTGGTGCTCCAGGAGCTCGGGGGCACGAGCCGCACGATACAGGCCGGAATCGATGCCGCCCAACAGATGGCTATCGCCATCTCCAGTACTCCCCGGCAGGAGTTTCCGATCTCCAAAGTCACAATGGGGATCAAGTGCGGGGGATCAGACACCACATCTGGGCTAGCCGCCAATCCCGTGATCGGATACGTCTCCGACCGGGTGGTGGACGCGGGCGGCACGGTGATCTTCGGCGAGACCACCGAGTTCATTGGGGCAGAACACATTCTCCAGAAACGCGCGGTCTGCCCCGAGGTCTCAGCCAGAATCAAGGAGATAGTCGACCGCATGGAATGCAGGGCCAAGTCCATGGGAGTAGACATGAGATCTGGCCAGCCCACTCCCGGAAATATCCGCGGGGGCATTAGCTCGATAGAAGAGAAGTCCCTGGGTGCCATATCCAAATCCGGCACGAGGCCGATTCAGGGCGTGTTGGAGTACACAGAAGCTCCGGCCGGGCCGGGCCTCTGGGCGAAAGACTGCCCGGGACGCGAGATAGAGGTCCTGACTGCAATGGCCATAGGAGGGGCTCAGGCCATTCTGTTCTCTACAGGGTGCGGCGCGCCTCAGGGGTTCCCGTTTGTCCCTGTCATCAAGCTTTGTGCCAACCCCTCTGTCTATGAACGTCTCAGCCACGACATGGACGTCAACGTGGGGCAGGTTGTACTCGGGAAGAAGTCCCTGAAGGACATGGGCAATGAAGTGTTTGCGACGCTCGTTGAGGTTCTGTCGGGCCGCATGACCAAATCTGAGGCCATCAACTACACCACTTCGATGGACATACATGTTACTGGTCCCGTAATCTGA
- a CDS encoding oligosaccharide flippase family protein, whose protein sequence is MPKRGRRTLVIGAVALAASGGVTRVVGAVYRVLLVRIAGAEVLGLFQMTMPLYRLAFSVATMGLQVAVVRLVADGLGRKRPQDVRAYVRSSLGAVAVSGLTVALLLALGAPQLAMFLFKDERLAPVIACLGALLIPAAMSAVLRGIVQGSGNMPYIAAANAAEAVIRVPGVVVALSVFLPAGMGPAATGIVAGMLAGELGSLAILGVKARSTVAGLAQRPGAALLDSRPSWRHSRALFRLGIPAMMSGLLNSVMGLINAAIIPRRLLIAGLTQSQATQAFGQMSGMVVPMLYMPMMLVAPVTQVIIPAVAERMARGMQEGVRRLLGKAFLVAGAIGLTSAGIFSLIPGQIGQILYGAPHIAPLIRPLAVAAPFVYLGAVAGGTLYGLGQTSAVMVNVLAGDLTRYAVTCALVSNPAWGILGAVWALTADCAVTAILNLSCLGWFMSEKGKGEVGEEERAGSGHGVWFDRAANG, encoded by the coding sequence GTGCCGAAACGAGGGAGAAGAACTCTGGTGATCGGCGCCGTTGCGTTGGCCGCGTCCGGCGGAGTAACAAGGGTAGTCGGCGCGGTGTATCGAGTGCTTCTTGTGCGGATAGCCGGAGCTGAGGTCCTGGGGTTGTTCCAGATGACCATGCCCCTTTATCGTCTGGCCTTTTCCGTCGCCACTATGGGGCTTCAGGTTGCGGTGGTAAGACTTGTCGCCGATGGGCTAGGCCGGAAGCGGCCTCAGGACGTCCGAGCTTATGTGCGGTCCTCATTGGGCGCGGTCGCGGTATCCGGACTCACGGTGGCGCTGCTGCTAGCCTTGGGGGCGCCGCAGTTGGCCATGTTCCTCTTCAAAGACGAAAGGCTTGCTCCTGTCATCGCCTGCCTGGGAGCCCTGCTGATTCCCGCGGCCATGAGCGCCGTTCTTCGTGGCATCGTTCAAGGGTCCGGCAACATGCCCTACATAGCGGCGGCCAACGCCGCTGAAGCCGTTATTCGAGTGCCAGGTGTTGTTGTCGCGCTGTCGGTGTTTCTTCCCGCAGGCATGGGGCCAGCGGCCACAGGAATCGTCGCCGGGATGCTTGCGGGGGAACTCGGATCACTGGCGATCCTCGGGGTCAAGGCCAGGTCCACAGTAGCTGGCCTAGCTCAACGGCCAGGTGCCGCTTTGCTGGATTCTCGACCTAGTTGGCGACATAGCAGGGCGCTATTCCGGCTTGGGATTCCGGCGATGATGTCCGGGTTGCTCAACAGCGTCATGGGCTTGATCAACGCGGCCATCATTCCGCGCCGGCTGCTCATCGCAGGCTTGACTCAGTCTCAGGCGACTCAGGCCTTTGGCCAGATGAGCGGAATGGTGGTCCCCATGCTGTATATGCCGATGATGCTGGTCGCTCCAGTTACGCAGGTGATAATCCCCGCCGTGGCTGAGCGAATGGCTAGAGGGATGCAAGAGGGCGTCCGGCGGCTCCTGGGAAAAGCCTTTCTTGTGGCAGGGGCTATCGGTCTGACTTCGGCAGGCATCTTCTCTCTGATTCCGGGACAGATAGGGCAGATACTGTACGGTGCGCCCCATATAGCGCCCCTGATTCGCCCATTGGCAGTAGCTGCGCCGTTCGTGTATCTCGGCGCGGTTGCCGGGGGGACTCTGTATGGGTTGGGCCAGACAAGCGCTGTGATGGTGAATGTCTTGGCCGGGGACCTCACCCGGTACGCGGTTACATGCGCGCTTGTATCAAACCCTGCTTGGGGGATCCTGGGGGCAGTCTGGGCGTTGACGGCGGACTGTGCTGTCACGGCGATCCTCAATCTCTCGTGTCTCGGGTGGTTCATGAGCGAAAAGGGTAAGGGCGAGGTGGGTGAGGAGGAGAGGGCAGGGTCTGGGCATGGTGTGTGGTTCGATCGTGCGGCGAACGGGTAG
- a CDS encoding MFS transporter: MNRNTQRNVGAPWTGRAGYVPTPIWLIAWAMFLWGFGYGLHSYLFPVYLRSIGCTPAQVGFVFSVSMAAMAVSYIPGGVIADKFDRSRVMLFSWIAGTPSAILYYFARDYRMAALGIALYSGSLIGYPALNAYVQAYAPKGGSGSVFGIINAGFAAGMLASPLVAGYISEARGARPVFLISFLFFLAAVGVIALLPKEPNEYENPAAAEVRNHKAGANTYRGLVTNQRFMAFICCYSACAFGYYMIQPLISQYLSDVRSNSVGIVSMLGSVMSLGQVLITLLLGRMADRKGALLTVGGNMLVFVAALMCFVLLPGNSATVGSLFMLGGFMAGQGVAFAGVGETLQGRADGRAFGLFNLATSAVATAGPYLGGVLYSFSPIAPFFTAAAVIAAGGMSLVRQGTPGAAMAVHQAADALPEGRGVLRPRDGG, from the coding sequence ATGAACCGGAACACTCAGCGCAATGTGGGTGCGCCGTGGACAGGACGTGCAGGTTACGTCCCGACACCGATTTGGCTGATAGCTTGGGCGATGTTCCTATGGGGATTCGGATACGGCCTGCATTCATACTTGTTTCCTGTCTACTTGCGCAGCATCGGATGCACTCCTGCACAAGTGGGCTTCGTCTTCTCGGTATCAATGGCGGCCATGGCTGTCTCGTACATACCGGGGGGAGTGATCGCTGACAAGTTTGATCGATCCCGAGTCATGTTGTTTTCGTGGATTGCGGGCACTCCTTCAGCGATTCTCTATTACTTTGCACGCGATTATCGCATGGCTGCGCTGGGTATCGCCCTCTACTCAGGGTCGCTTATAGGATATCCTGCCCTCAACGCTTATGTACAAGCGTACGCACCCAAGGGCGGGTCGGGGTCGGTCTTTGGGATCATCAACGCGGGCTTTGCGGCGGGCATGTTAGCGAGCCCGCTAGTCGCCGGATACATCTCAGAGGCTAGGGGAGCAAGGCCGGTCTTTTTGATCTCGTTCTTGTTCTTTTTGGCTGCTGTGGGCGTAATTGCTCTGCTACCCAAGGAGCCGAATGAATATGAGAATCCCGCGGCGGCTGAGGTGAGGAATCACAAGGCCGGGGCAAACACCTATCGAGGACTTGTGACAAACCAACGGTTCATGGCCTTCATCTGCTGCTATTCTGCGTGTGCGTTTGGCTACTACATGATCCAGCCTCTCATTTCGCAGTACCTGAGCGATGTCCGAAGCAATAGCGTGGGGATCGTCAGCATGCTAGGGTCGGTAATGTCACTCGGACAAGTCCTGATAACCCTCCTGCTGGGCAGGATGGCAGACAGGAAAGGAGCGCTGCTTACGGTCGGCGGCAACATGTTGGTGTTTGTCGCGGCCCTGATGTGCTTCGTCCTCCTGCCAGGCAACTCAGCCACAGTGGGGTCCCTTTTCATGCTGGGGGGATTCATGGCAGGCCAGGGGGTGGCGTTCGCGGGAGTCGGGGAGACACTCCAGGGCCGTGCAGACGGCCGTGCTTTCGGCCTCTTCAACTTAGCCACGTCAGCGGTAGCAACTGCTGGACCGTATCTGGGAGGGGTCTTGTATTCGTTCTCACCTATTGCCCCATTCTTCACAGCCGCGGCTGTGATTGCCGCAGGGGGCATGTCGCTTGTCAGGCAGGGGACTCCTGGCGCAGCGATGGCAGTGCATCAGGCCGCGGACGCCCTGCCGGAGGGCAGAGGCGTCTTAAGACCGAGAGACGGGGGGTGA
- a CDS encoding FGGY-family carbohydrate kinase, translating into MGRDNSLALVGVDIGTTWIKAALWKENGEVSISRRPAATDSVFQQDPERIWCTVAECVRRVLAEGSGGGGVRQVRVAGVGLSGHGPSLVALDGSGKPLSPVITWMDRRPLEEAAASSGGETGAAGPSFEATALWLVRQPWAKKTAPAAVLQPKDYICFRLTGELCFDSSAVSCVSAASGWSVRRLFPRLVDPWETAGRVTAEAASQTGLPEGTPVASGGIDAFVETLGAGVITEGVACDSTGTSTCISTVPGTVCHVVPGTSLTVIPVSYTGGSLAWAMSVLFPAAVRASEGWEGVIAEALTRSRVGAGGLVFVPHMVGERSPRAIPGATGGFVGIRPRHGVHDMLRAVLEGCAYVVRECMEEAGLLWTTREIRAVGSGARHDGWLQMKADITGVPVVKMAAREGAVLGAVILAGMAARRFASAAEGVDAVVRAARVFEPRRDDAEEYRKASDVFLSVERTLEGLWQRRGLSG; encoded by the coding sequence ATGGGGAGAGACAACAGCCTAGCCCTTGTTGGCGTCGACATAGGGACGACTTGGATCAAGGCTGCACTCTGGAAGGAGAATGGAGAGGTCTCGATATCAAGGCGACCCGCGGCGACTGACTCCGTCTTCCAACAGGACCCTGAACGGATCTGGTGCACGGTAGCTGAGTGCGTAAGGAGAGTCCTTGCGGAAGGGAGCGGTGGAGGCGGGGTCCGCCAGGTTCGCGTGGCTGGAGTCGGACTCTCTGGACATGGGCCGTCCCTGGTTGCACTGGATGGTTCCGGAAAGCCGCTGTCACCTGTCATCACGTGGATGGACAGGCGGCCTCTCGAGGAGGCTGCAGCGTCCTCGGGCGGTGAGACAGGAGCCGCAGGGCCGTCATTTGAGGCGACTGCCCTCTGGCTTGTAAGGCAACCTTGGGCGAAGAAGACCGCCCCGGCTGCTGTCTTGCAGCCCAAGGACTACATATGCTTCAGGCTCACAGGGGAGTTATGTTTTGATTCATCGGCCGTGTCCTGCGTGTCTGCGGCGTCAGGTTGGAGTGTGCGCAGACTCTTCCCAAGGCTCGTGGACCCATGGGAGACCGCAGGACGGGTGACAGCAGAGGCGGCTTCCCAGACTGGGCTTCCGGAAGGAACGCCGGTCGCGTCGGGAGGAATCGACGCGTTCGTGGAGACACTTGGTGCGGGTGTGATCACTGAGGGAGTGGCGTGTGACTCGACAGGGACCTCCACGTGCATATCGACTGTGCCTGGCACGGTCTGCCATGTGGTGCCTGGGACTAGTCTCACGGTTATCCCGGTGTCATACACTGGTGGGTCTTTGGCGTGGGCTATGTCTGTCCTGTTTCCCGCGGCTGTCCGGGCTTCAGAGGGCTGGGAAGGCGTTATCGCGGAGGCCCTCACTCGGTCGAGGGTGGGTGCGGGAGGGCTCGTGTTCGTGCCGCACATGGTGGGCGAGAGGAGCCCACGCGCGATCCCCGGCGCGACCGGAGGGTTTGTCGGCATAAGACCACGGCACGGTGTCCACGACATGCTTCGGGCAGTCCTGGAGGGGTGCGCCTACGTGGTGCGAGAGTGCATGGAAGAGGCGGGGCTACTTTGGACGACGCGCGAGATTCGGGCGGTTGGCTCAGGGGCGCGCCACGACGGGTGGCTCCAGATGAAGGCGGATATCACCGGAGTGCCTGTTGTCAAGATGGCAGCACGAGAGGGTGCTGTTCTGGGGGCGGTGATCCTCGCCGGCATGGCCGCTCGCAGGTTCGCCTCTGCAGCTGAGGGGGTGGACGCAGTAGTCCGGGCAGCGCGGGTGTTCGAGCCACGTCGGGACGACGCTGAGGAGTATCGGAAAGCCAGTGATGTGTTCTTGAGTGTAGAGAGGACACTCGAAGGCCTCTGGCAAAGACGGGGGTTGTCCGGATGA
- a CDS encoding dihydrodipicolinate synthase family protein yields the protein MTRKPFVGVIPPVLTLFTKCGQVDEQAQREFLEFLVQKGVHALFVSGTYGAGILMTMEQRKKLFDLTMDQVGGRIPVIAHVGAADTDTAVELAQYAESKGADAVAAIPPFYFPHSERSVIAHYTAIVQSVKVPVFAYNNPKASGILITPNMAVELGKNGLAGMKDSCFDIVAFVHTKDKTEAADLDFEMIIGTEGLWCPAAAAGAKAMVAGLANVCPELVVDYYVATVEKGDEPGPALVIGASSVFLDLLGWSVETMAISEARVSASHHDADLHAGTRKHSAAICRVQPRLRSFEVLFAHLHPHELPHEVCDVGGRPCPSKVHFLGKRSADQKRHHDVTRDGRSVTSGCVLHERF from the coding sequence ATGACCCGCAAGCCGTTTGTAGGAGTAATTCCCCCGGTCCTTACCCTCTTCACCAAATGTGGACAAGTGGACGAGCAGGCCCAGCGAGAGTTCCTAGAGTTCCTGGTCCAAAAAGGCGTCCATGCACTATTCGTGAGTGGTACATACGGCGCTGGGATTCTCATGACGATGGAGCAGCGCAAGAAGCTTTTCGATCTGACCATGGACCAGGTGGGCGGCAGAATCCCGGTCATAGCTCATGTGGGAGCGGCAGACACAGACACCGCGGTGGAGCTCGCGCAGTACGCCGAGTCCAAGGGAGCAGACGCAGTGGCAGCTATTCCTCCCTTCTACTTCCCTCATTCGGAGCGCTCAGTCATAGCCCATTACACTGCCATAGTGCAGAGTGTCAAGGTCCCGGTGTTCGCCTACAACAACCCCAAAGCCAGCGGGATCCTTATTACCCCGAACATGGCTGTGGAGCTCGGGAAGAATGGCCTCGCGGGCATGAAGGACAGCTGTTTCGACATCGTGGCTTTCGTGCACACCAAAGACAAGACAGAAGCAGCCGATCTGGATTTCGAAATGATAATCGGCACCGAGGGCCTGTGGTGTCCGGCGGCTGCGGCAGGAGCCAAGGCCATGGTTGCAGGACTTGCGAATGTCTGCCCGGAGCTTGTGGTTGATTACTACGTCGCCACCGTGGAGAAGGGAGATGAGCCGGGCCCTGCTTTAGTCATCGGAGCCAGCAGCGTCTTCCTCGATCTGCTTGGATGGTCGGTGGAGACTATGGCCATTTCGGAGGCCCGCGTGTCGGCCTCACATCACGATGCAGACCTTCACGCGGGCACCCGCAAACACTCCGCAGCGATCTGTCGCGTCCAGCCTCGCTTGCGGTCTTTCGAAGTCCTATTCGCGCATCTCCATCCCCATGAGTTGCCTCACGAGGTATGCGATGTCGGTGGTCGACCTTGCCCCAGTAAGGTCCACTTCCTCGGCAAGCGGTCCGCAGACCAGAAGCGGCACCATGACGTCACTCGGGATGGTCGTTCCGTGACTTCCGGCTGTGTACTCCATGAGCGCTTCTGA
- a CDS encoding FGGY family carbohydrate kinase: protein MQAVLGVDMGTTNIKAVVFGLDGSVLGLGRMELQDISPSSGASEHSLDELWNAFALTVKTAVQYSGVSPEHIGGIGFSTYLGGFTALDTDGQPIIPNMLTWKDKRALKHKDKVFEGITEDEYRRRIGQRWTGSQAVPRFHWLKEHAGVDADRVGNLILCAKQYAVYRLLGTHHLDWECARSTGLFNMETRQWQRDQFETWGIRESMLPRLWKCHDVIGQVPAETARFLGLAPGTPVVIGGGDGLMSSVGCGVIQPGIAAASIGTVAVVRGFRREYVHVKNPIVDCKILPDVGFLNSAIALTGGLALKWFRDKLGRLETVVAEESGIDAFVLVDQMASQASPGCDGLLYVPPKPGDVAFDGSGHPVGSFIGVTERHGRKEFARAIMEGIAYILRTELRMLLEEGYEPFELMRFGGGGARSPLWCQIVADTTRLPVETVATEETGALGAAIMAAWGVGAFGSLQDAVESMVHVVRHYDPEPTSARIYEMACARRETLAL, encoded by the coding sequence ATGCAAGCAGTTCTCGGAGTAGACATGGGAACCACCAACATAAAGGCGGTTGTGTTCGGCCTGGATGGGAGTGTCCTGGGCCTGGGCCGAATGGAGCTCCAAGACATATCCCCATCATCTGGTGCAAGCGAACACTCCCTTGACGAGCTGTGGAACGCATTCGCCCTCACAGTGAAGACAGCCGTACAGTACTCAGGTGTCTCGCCTGAACACATTGGCGGTATTGGGTTCAGCACTTACCTGGGCGGCTTCACAGCCCTGGATACTGATGGCCAACCCATAATCCCCAATATGCTGACATGGAAAGATAAACGGGCGCTCAAGCACAAAGACAAGGTCTTCGAAGGCATTACAGAGGATGAGTACCGGCGGAGGATCGGGCAGCGATGGACCGGCTCGCAAGCTGTCCCCCGGTTCCACTGGCTCAAGGAGCACGCTGGAGTGGACGCTGACCGCGTGGGAAACCTGATCCTGTGCGCGAAGCAGTATGCGGTGTATCGGCTCCTGGGCACCCATCACTTGGACTGGGAATGCGCCAGGTCCACAGGGCTTTTCAACATGGAGACCCGGCAGTGGCAGAGAGACCAGTTTGAGACATGGGGTATACGCGAGTCCATGCTTCCCCGGCTCTGGAAGTGCCACGATGTCATTGGCCAGGTCCCTGCAGAGACCGCGAGGTTCCTCGGTTTGGCGCCCGGAACACCAGTGGTGATAGGCGGCGGGGACGGGCTCATGAGCAGCGTTGGTTGTGGAGTCATCCAACCTGGAATCGCCGCTGCCAGTATCGGTACAGTGGCGGTGGTCCGTGGCTTCAGACGTGAGTATGTGCACGTCAAAAACCCCATTGTGGACTGTAAGATACTTCCTGATGTAGGTTTCCTGAATAGTGCCATCGCCTTGACCGGGGGACTCGCCCTGAAGTGGTTCAGAGACAAACTCGGTCGCCTGGAAACGGTCGTTGCGGAGGAAAGTGGCATAGATGCTTTTGTCCTGGTAGATCAGATGGCAAGTCAGGCGTCTCCCGGATGCGACGGGCTGCTATATGTTCCGCCGAAGCCAGGGGACGTCGCTTTCGATGGCTCAGGTCATCCCGTTGGGTCGTTCATCGGAGTCACTGAGAGACACGGCAGAAAGGAATTCGCCAGGGCGATCATGGAGGGGATCGCCTACATTCTGCGGACTGAGTTGAGGATGCTGCTGGAAGAAGGGTATGAACCGTTCGAGCTCATGAGATTCGGGGGCGGAGGCGCGCGTTCTCCGTTGTGGTGTCAGATTGTCGCAGACACTACCAGACTTCCGGTGGAGACTGTGGCGACTGAAGAGACGGGGGCGCTCGGGGCGGCCATCATGGCCGCCTGGGGTGTGGGCGCTTTTGGATCCCTGCAAGATGCTGTGGAATCCATGGTTCATGTGGTTCGCCACTATGACCCTGAGCCAACTTCCGCCAGGATATACGAAATGGCCTGCGCGAGAAGAGAAACACTGGCGCTATGA
- a CDS encoding RNA polymerase sigma factor — MAGHENDSKDLGFDRALARRMVAGDVAAWELLLAVYGDALYHYILCRLHGDRATADDVRQETLLAAATGVSKYRGSAPMFSWLCGIARHKLVDAVRRNRQTGQIQASIEDHIDEALPDAWVTLGTAPLPEHLVEAAETRAEVIRALYSVREQYRDALVSRYVRGEGVDEIAARLGRTYKATESLLSRAREAFRRRLTEVELLDDGPFGTR; from the coding sequence TTGGCCGGGCATGAGAACGATTCAAAGGACTTGGGTTTCGATAGGGCGCTTGCCCGGCGAATGGTTGCGGGGGATGTAGCCGCATGGGAACTGCTTCTCGCCGTGTACGGCGATGCGCTCTACCACTACATCCTCTGCCGTCTGCACGGCGACAGGGCGACCGCGGATGACGTTCGGCAAGAGACGCTTCTCGCCGCGGCGACAGGTGTCTCGAAATACCGGGGGAGTGCTCCCATGTTCTCCTGGTTGTGTGGAATTGCCAGGCACAAGCTGGTCGATGCGGTACGGCGAAATCGCCAGACAGGTCAGATCCAGGCGAGCATCGAGGACCACATTGATGAAGCCCTCCCGGATGCGTGGGTAACCCTGGGCACCGCGCCTCTCCCAGAGCATCTCGTGGAGGCGGCAGAGACACGCGCCGAGGTGATCAGAGCGCTGTACAGCGTACGCGAGCAGTACCGGGATGCCTTAGTGAGCCGGTATGTGCGGGGCGAGGGCGTCGATGAAATAGCTGCCCGGCTTGGCCGCACCTACAAAGCAACCGAATCCCTGTTGAGCCGGGCGAGAGAAGCATTTCGCCGTCGGCTAACGGAGGTTGAGCTACTTGACGATGGACCATTCGGCACGCGTTGA
- a CDS encoding CPBP family intramembrane metalloprotease → MSKATLGILVYLGITFVLAWVLWLIPMKMHIPPQSPSFQLAVAPGTFAPAVAAFIVRKWATGEGFGDAGLRFALDRFPYYAFALLIPLVVVAAIMVLASALGVSTPDFTLKRGLAVLRPSLVHQTTPPPLAVLVVNFLISSVLLTPLYLGEEFGWRGYLQIRLLADRPALAAVATGLIWGVWHYPLVLLGYQYPDRPQLGLAVMPVSGVMLSIFFGWLQSATGSVWTPSLAHSATNILGGSLVALLYMGGPNWIHVNYLGTLGWVPFGILCAWILLTGRL, encoded by the coding sequence GTGAGCAAAGCGACACTCGGCATACTCGTTTATCTTGGAATCACATTCGTACTGGCATGGGTGCTGTGGCTCATCCCCATGAAGATGCACATCCCGCCGCAGAGCCCCTCATTCCAGTTGGCTGTCGCTCCAGGAACGTTTGCACCTGCGGTTGCTGCGTTCATCGTGCGGAAATGGGCTACCGGCGAAGGTTTCGGCGATGCTGGCCTGAGGTTTGCCCTGGACCGGTTCCCGTACTACGCCTTTGCTCTCCTTATCCCGTTAGTGGTCGTGGCGGCGATCATGGTACTTGCATCGGCGCTCGGGGTGAGCACACCCGACTTCACGCTCAAGCGCGGGCTGGCGGTCCTCCGACCGAGCCTTGTCCATCAGACTACACCGCCGCCTCTTGCAGTGCTTGTTGTGAACTTCCTGATATCGAGCGTGCTGCTGACTCCGCTTTACCTCGGGGAGGAGTTTGGGTGGAGAGGTTATCTCCAAATTCGCCTGTTGGCAGACAGGCCCGCCCTGGCTGCCGTAGCGACCGGGTTGATATGGGGAGTCTGGCACTATCCGCTGGTGCTCCTGGGGTACCAATATCCTGACAGGCCGCAACTGGGGCTGGCCGTCATGCCGGTATCAGGAGTGATGCTATCTATCTTCTTTGGATGGCTTCAGTCGGCCACCGGCAGCGTCTGGACCCCAAGTCTCGCCCACTCCGCCACGAACATCCTAGGAGGGTCTCTCGTGGCACTCCTCTACATGGGTGGACCAAACTGGATTCACGTGAACTACTTGGGGACCCTGGGCTGGGTCCCCTTCGGGATCCTCTGCGCATGGATCCTGCTGACTGGGCGCCTGTAG